A stretch of Henckelia pumila isolate YLH828 chromosome 4, ASM3356847v2, whole genome shotgun sequence DNA encodes these proteins:
- the LOC140860293 gene encoding histone-lysine N-methyltransferase ASHH2 isoform X1, producing MFTETLSGKSIGGIKEKSSVIELDIVVSELSVSPIHNESSYVRTDDSSVSMITPDASGADLLLPAFDAIRFCESPEQSADAARDTIETYAFDSLGKADLLGQRPDKGNSDSYLYPSDSAGVVEPSTERDCEPVQSDETCKPNHPLIVYTSSRRSARNAKSDKNNDILKPPRNYKRKSDKKTVLNFTSLQISRRRRSLLATRSRSSVWGLMGNILPDFKENSGLELNISKERKLRRVRGGLGIRKTTSNQKDKKSIGKPGAPSGPISLKIKIGNQICSSVNGTKSFIVPEMKLEEEVSQDVVSSSRILEDVMPSDGSVLSTKFDVRDTVEKSCTGTSKDHQLIVNQLEVHQLEASIDNRSSDPGTSPDSEVINSEPDCPLPQKITSTMEGSSVVSNDCVSVEHVARLKVWQNKGKKGKKNDELLQGGKLDADVPAAPGLGQEMGYVASCNEASIVSLSKSYLTEMDSSSRLVERSNLQFCDTLLPSTDGKSLPKLSSANGRSKSTFRILDLPGKRDKVSKKKGIQNKTRQKHKPVGNPVSVHFGETGYTDKGSCGPIDSLPFSVGEVKEQYVPMRNAWVLCDDCEKWRRIPATLADQIEESNCKWTCKDNTDEDFADCSIPQEKSNTEINVELEISDASCEEDGCDTSLNSNQNLTNVSQQSSWSLVKSNLFLHRSRKTQTVDEVMVCHCKPPSDGRMGCGSKCLNRMLNIECVKGTCPCGELCSNQQFQRRKYAKLKWFRCGKKGYGLQALDGIPEGQFLIEYVGEVLDVHAYQARQRDYALKGHKHFYFMTLNGSEVIDACAKGNLGRFINHSCDPNCRTEKWMVNGEVCVGLFAVKDIKKGEEVTFDYNYVRVFGAAAKKCVCGSRNCRGYIGGDPSNSEVIVQGDSDDEFSEPLMICEDKELNDDWNDIMSNSLNERDNEIANESREKLYRMNKLEYEADLTESTEEALSSKAFIQSVGGDIYDSSQGCLTDAVRPLDMDKETRESSNRSSSAAFELDSEGIVSQKPYSVEFMNISLKSDGSMKSSGQNELSSAQNRLENSSSSAHGPEMATSALHRKSLQDAVKSKSKLKYAAVGGRKEQGKAHPPTKTHHSSTSTKKWKVKSIVAGDKGTPNVDKSNVAPHKSDNLPELFLNSHFETVEEKLNELLDPEGGVSKRKDASRGYLKLLFLTAASGNNGHGEAIQSNRDLSMILDALLKTKSRTVLVDVINKNGLQMLHNILKQCRREFIKTPILRKLLKILEYMATREILKLEHITGGPPRPGVESFKDSILTLTEHADKQVHQSARSFRDKWIPRSFRKNSCTERDDARMEYPQLSCHDRLAMSHDLWSNQGGKLSEATNCRIEQPVAASCTIDLSGPEPISASVSSVTDGTKTRKRKSRWDNPADERPNPSLRTNLECDGKLNTDDDIPPGFSQPCNGPMFPSDPSSTPIIGQEREATIKQPYGTLLGDSQQRYNACMSTSYGIPSSVMQQYGIHAETSDGWTIAPGVPFRPFPPLPPYPRSNLHPPSCTAVSASLNEPEEKTEQDSLNYVSHHSDKKHSKTPDMDSPEMNVTCANGRPDFMQGGNSYSMGRKYFRQQKWNNSKVMPPWIRMRNGR from the exons ATGTTTACCGAGACATTGTCTGGTAAAAGTATTGGTGGCATCAAGGAGAAATCATCTGTGATCGAACTTGATATTGTTGTTTCAGAATTATCTGTTTCTCCGATACATAATGAATCCTCCTATGTGAGAACTGATGATTCATCCGTGAGCATGATTACACCAGATGCTTCAGGTGCTGATCTTCTTCTCCCAGCTTTCGATGCCATCAGATTTTGTGAGAGTCCCGAGCAAAGTGCTGATGCAGCAAGAGATACCATTGAAACCTATGCTTTTGATTCCCTTGGAAAAGCTGACCTGCTTGGGCAGAGACCTGACAAGGGCAATTCTGATAGTTATTTATATCCTTCTGATTCTGCAGGTGTTGTTGAACCATCTACAGAAAGGGATTGTGAACCTGTCCAAAGTGACGAGACCTGCAAGCCAAACCATCCTCTAATTGTATACACATCATCTCGGAGGAGTGCACGCAATGCTAAATCAGATAAGAACAATGACATTCTTAAACCACCTAGAAATTACAAGAGGAAATCCGACAAAAAGACTGTATTGAATTTTACTTCGTTGCAAATttcaagaagaagaagaagtttgtTGGCCACACGATCTAGATCTTCAGTTTGGGGATTAATGGGGAATATCTTACCAGATTTTAAAGAAAACAGTGGTCTTGAGCTGAATATTAGTAAAGAAAGAAAACTGAGAAGAGTAAGAGGTGGCCTAGGGATTAGGAAAACTACGAGCAATCAGAAAGATAAAAAATCAATTGGAAAACCTGGTGCTCCATCTGGTCCTATCTCTCTGAAAATTAAAATTGGCAATCAAATCTGCAGCTCGGTGAATGGTACTAAAAGCTTTATTGTACCGGAAATGAAGTTGGAGGAAGAAGTGTCCCAAGATGTGGTATCATCATCACGAATATTAGAGGACGTTATGCCATCAGATGGTTCTGTTTTGAGCACAAAATTTGATGTCAGGGACACCGTTGAAAAGTCATGCACAGGTACTTCAAAGGATCACCAACTGATTGTTAACCAATTGGAGGTTCATCAGTTGGAAGCTTCTATTGATAACAGGAGTTCAGATCCTGGAACCTCACCTGATTCAGAAGTTATAAACTCGGAACCTGATTGTCCACTCCCTCAAAAAATTACGTCAACTATGGAAGGTAGTTCAGTTGTGTCAAATGATTGTGTTTCTGTTGAACACGTTGCGCGTTTAAAGGTATGGCAGAACAAAGGtaagaaaggaaaaaagaacGATGAGCTCCTTCAGGGTGGAAAATTAGATGCTGACGTTCCGGCAGCACCCGGACTAGGACAGGAAATGGGTTATGTCGCTTCTTGTAATGAGGCTTCCATTGTTTCACTTTCAAAATCTTACTTGACCGAAATGGATTCTTCATCTAGGCTTGTTGAGCGATCTAATTTACAGTTCTGCGACACATTGCTTCCTTCTACTGATGGGAAAAGTTTGCCCAAGTTGTCCAGTGCAAATGGAAGGAGCAAGAGCACATTCAGAATCCTGGATTTACCTGGCAAAAGGGATAAAGTCTCGAAAAAAAAGGGAATTCAAAACAAGACAAGGCAGAAGCATAAACCTG TAGGAAATCCAGTATCTGTTCATTTTGGAGAAACTGGATACACAGACAAAGGTTCGTGTGGACCGATAGACAGCTTGCCTTTTTCAGTGGGTGAGGTAAAGGAACAATATGTTCCAATGAGGAATGCTTGGGTGCTTTGTGATGATTGCGAAAAGTGGCGGCGAATTCCAGCTACACTTGCAGATCAAATTGAAGAAAGTAACTGTAAATG GACCTGTAAAGACAACACAGATGAAGATTTTGCTGATTGCTCTATTCCTCAAGAGAAATCAAACACAGAAATCAATGTTGAGCTGGAAATATCCGATGCTTCTTGTGAGGAAGATGGCTGTGATACCTCCCTTAACTCTAATCAAAACCTAACAAATG TTTCTCAACAGTCATCTTGGTCGCTTGTTAAGTCAAACTTGTTTCTACACCGAAGCCGCAAAACTCAAACCGTCGACGAG GTAATGGTTTGCCATTGCAAACCACCTTCAGACGGGAGAATGGGTTGTGGATCTAAATGTTTAAACAGAATGCTTAACATTGAGTGTGTTAAAGGAACTTGTCCATGCGGTGAACTTTGTTCCAATCAACAG TTTCAGAGACGCAAATATGCGAAACTGAAGTGGTTCAGGTGTGGAAAGAAGGGGTATGGCCTTCAGGCACTTGACGGCATTCCCGAAGGACAGTTCCTTATCGAATATGTTGGAGAG GTACTAGATGTGCATGCTTATCAAGCAAGGCAAAGAGATTATGCTTTGAAGGGCCACAAACATTTTTACTTCATGACTTTGAATGGCAGCGAG GTGATTGATGCTTGTGCGAAAGGGAACTTGGGCCGGTTCATAAACCACAGCTGTGATCCTAACTGCCGTACTGAGAAG TGGATGGTGAATGGAGAAGTCTGTGTTGGACTCTTTGCTGTGAAGGATATAAAGAAG GGTGAAGAGGTCACATTTGACTACAACTATGTACGTGTATTTGGGGCTGCTGCAAAAAAATGCGTTTGTGGTTCACGTAATTGTCGGGGCTATATAGGTGGTGATCCATCAAATTCTGAAGTAATTGTTCAAGGTGATTCTGATGATGAATTTTCAGAACCTCTTATGATCTGTGAAGATAAAGAGCTGAATGATGATTGGAACGATATAATGTCGAATTCCTTAAATGAGAGAGACAACGAAATTGCAAATGAATCCCGAGAAAAGTTATATAGAATGAATAAGTTGGAATATGAGGCTGATTTAACGGAAAGCACTGAAGAAGCACTCTCTTCCAAAGCTTTTATTCAAAGTGTTGGTGGTGATATCTATGATTCTTCTCAAGGGTGCTTAACTGATGCTGTCAGGCCATTGGACATGGACAAAGAAACCAGAGAGTCATCGAACAGATCTTCTTCAGCTGCTTTTGAACTTGACTCTGAGGGCATTGTTTCCCAGAAGCCTTATTCTGTCGAGTTCATGAATATTTCTTTGAAATCGGATGGCAGTATGAAGTCTTCAGGCCAGAATGAGCTTTCTTCAGCGCAAAACAGATTGGAAAATTCATCATCTTCTGCTCATGGACCAGAGATGGCAACTTCTGCATTGCATAGGAAATCACTGCAAGATGCGGTAAAATCTAAGAGCAAGCTGAAGTATGCTGCTGTGGGAGGAAGAAAAGAACAAGGAAAGGCACATCCTCCCACCAAAACTCATCATTCCTCAACCTCAACTAAAAAATGGAAAGTTAAATCTATTGTTGCGGGTGACAAAGGAACTCCAAATGTGGATAAGTCAAATGTTGCACCCCATAAATCTGATAATTTACCAGAACTTTTCCTGAATAGTCATTTTGAAACAG TTGAGGAGAAACTGAATGAATTGCTTGATCCTGAAGGAGGAGTAAGCAAGCGTAAA GATGCATCAAGAGGCTATTTGAAGCTTCTTTTCCTTACTGCTGCATCAGGGAATAATGGCCATGGCGAAGCTATACAGAG CAATCGAGATCTTTCAATGATATTGGATGCACTTCTGAAGACAAAATCTCGAACTGTTCTGGTTGATGTGATTAACAAGAATG GTTTGCAGATGCTACACAACATATTGAAACAGTGTAGGAGGGAATTCATCAAAACTCCAATTCTGCGCAAGCTTCTTAAG ATACTTGAGTATATGGCAACAAGGGAGATTCTTAAATTGGAGCACATAACTGGAGGCCCACCTCGTCCCGGAGTGGAGAG CTTTAAAGATTCAATATTAACATTGACAGAACATGCTGACAAACAG GTCCATCAAAGTGCACGAAGTTTCAGGGACAAATGGATTCCCAGATCTTTCAGAAAAAATAGCTGCACAGAACGAGATGATGCAAGGATGGAATATCCTCAGCTTTCATGCCACGATAGGCTTGCTATGTCGCATGATCTTTGGAGCAATCAAGGCGGAAAACTGTCAGAAGCAACAAATTGTCGTATTGAGCAGCCAGTTGCTGCATCCTGTACAATTGATCTCTCCGGCCCAGAACCCATATCTGCTTCAGTTAGCAGTGTAACTGATGGGACGAAAACACGCAAGCGCAAGAGCCGATGGGACAACCCTGCAGATGAGCGACCAAATCCAAGTCTTAGGACCAACTTGGAATGTGATGGAAAGCTTAATACTGATGATGATATCCCACCCGGATTTTCTCAACCCTGTAATGGTCCTATGTTTCCTTCTGATCCTTCTTCAACTCCCATTATTGGCCAAGAAAGAGAAGCAACCATAAAGCAACCGTATGGCACATTGTTAGGTGATTCTCAGCAGAGATATAATGCATGCATGTCGACCTCCTATGGAATTCCCTCTTCTGTCATGCAGCAATATGGGATTCATGCAGAAACTTCAGACGGTTGGACTATAGCTCCAGGTGTGCCTTTCCGTCCGTTTCCTCCATTACCCCCATACCCCCGTAGCAATTTACACCCGCCATCATGTACTGCTGTATCTGCCTCATTGAATGAACCCGAGGAAAAAACAGAACAAGATAGCCTGAATTATGTCTCTCATCATTCTGATAAAAAACATTCAAAGACACCCGACATGGACTCACCAGAAATGAATGTTACCTGTGCAAACGGGCGACCTGATTTCATGCAAGGAGGGAATTCTTATAGCATGGGAAGGAAGTACTTCCGGCAGCAAAAGTGGAATAATTCCAAGGTAATGCCACCATGGATTCGAATGAGAAATGGCCGGTGA
- the LOC140860293 gene encoding histone-lysine N-methyltransferase ASHH2 isoform X2, producing MFTETLSGKSIGGIKEKSSVIELDIVVSELSVSPIHNESSYVRTDDSSVSMITPDASGADLLLPAFDAIRFCESPEQSADAARDTIETYAFDSLGKADLLGQRPDKGNSDSYLYPSDSAGVVEPSTERDCEPVQSDETCKPNHPLIVYTSSRRSARNAKSDKNNDILKPPRNYKRKSDKKTVLNFTSLQISRRRRSLLATRSRSSVWGLMGNILPDFKENSGLELNISKERKLRRVRGGLGIRKTTSNQKDKKSIGKPGAPSGPISLKIKIGNQICSSVNGTKSFIVPEMKLEEEVSQDVVSSSRILEDVMPSDGSVLSTKFDVRDTVEKSCTGTSKDHQLIVNQLEVHQLEASIDNRSSDPGTSPDSEVINSEPDCPLPQKITSTMEGSSVVSNDCVSVEHVARLKVWQNKGKKGKKNDELLQGGKLDADVPAAPGLGQEMGYVASCNEASIVSLSKSYLTEMDSSSRLVERSNLQFCDTLLPSTDGKSLPKLSSANGRSKSTFRILDLPGKRDKVSKKKGIQNKTRQKHKPGNPVSVHFGETGYTDKGSCGPIDSLPFSVGEVKEQYVPMRNAWVLCDDCEKWRRIPATLADQIEESNCKWTCKDNTDEDFADCSIPQEKSNTEINVELEISDASCEEDGCDTSLNSNQNLTNVSQQSSWSLVKSNLFLHRSRKTQTVDEVMVCHCKPPSDGRMGCGSKCLNRMLNIECVKGTCPCGELCSNQQFQRRKYAKLKWFRCGKKGYGLQALDGIPEGQFLIEYVGEVLDVHAYQARQRDYALKGHKHFYFMTLNGSEVIDACAKGNLGRFINHSCDPNCRTEKWMVNGEVCVGLFAVKDIKKGEEVTFDYNYVRVFGAAAKKCVCGSRNCRGYIGGDPSNSEVIVQGDSDDEFSEPLMICEDKELNDDWNDIMSNSLNERDNEIANESREKLYRMNKLEYEADLTESTEEALSSKAFIQSVGGDIYDSSQGCLTDAVRPLDMDKETRESSNRSSSAAFELDSEGIVSQKPYSVEFMNISLKSDGSMKSSGQNELSSAQNRLENSSSSAHGPEMATSALHRKSLQDAVKSKSKLKYAAVGGRKEQGKAHPPTKTHHSSTSTKKWKVKSIVAGDKGTPNVDKSNVAPHKSDNLPELFLNSHFETVEEKLNELLDPEGGVSKRKDASRGYLKLLFLTAASGNNGHGEAIQSNRDLSMILDALLKTKSRTVLVDVINKNGLQMLHNILKQCRREFIKTPILRKLLKILEYMATREILKLEHITGGPPRPGVESFKDSILTLTEHADKQVHQSARSFRDKWIPRSFRKNSCTERDDARMEYPQLSCHDRLAMSHDLWSNQGGKLSEATNCRIEQPVAASCTIDLSGPEPISASVSSVTDGTKTRKRKSRWDNPADERPNPSLRTNLECDGKLNTDDDIPPGFSQPCNGPMFPSDPSSTPIIGQEREATIKQPYGTLLGDSQQRYNACMSTSYGIPSSVMQQYGIHAETSDGWTIAPGVPFRPFPPLPPYPRSNLHPPSCTAVSASLNEPEEKTEQDSLNYVSHHSDKKHSKTPDMDSPEMNVTCANGRPDFMQGGNSYSMGRKYFRQQKWNNSKVMPPWIRMRNGR from the exons ATGTTTACCGAGACATTGTCTGGTAAAAGTATTGGTGGCATCAAGGAGAAATCATCTGTGATCGAACTTGATATTGTTGTTTCAGAATTATCTGTTTCTCCGATACATAATGAATCCTCCTATGTGAGAACTGATGATTCATCCGTGAGCATGATTACACCAGATGCTTCAGGTGCTGATCTTCTTCTCCCAGCTTTCGATGCCATCAGATTTTGTGAGAGTCCCGAGCAAAGTGCTGATGCAGCAAGAGATACCATTGAAACCTATGCTTTTGATTCCCTTGGAAAAGCTGACCTGCTTGGGCAGAGACCTGACAAGGGCAATTCTGATAGTTATTTATATCCTTCTGATTCTGCAGGTGTTGTTGAACCATCTACAGAAAGGGATTGTGAACCTGTCCAAAGTGACGAGACCTGCAAGCCAAACCATCCTCTAATTGTATACACATCATCTCGGAGGAGTGCACGCAATGCTAAATCAGATAAGAACAATGACATTCTTAAACCACCTAGAAATTACAAGAGGAAATCCGACAAAAAGACTGTATTGAATTTTACTTCGTTGCAAATttcaagaagaagaagaagtttgtTGGCCACACGATCTAGATCTTCAGTTTGGGGATTAATGGGGAATATCTTACCAGATTTTAAAGAAAACAGTGGTCTTGAGCTGAATATTAGTAAAGAAAGAAAACTGAGAAGAGTAAGAGGTGGCCTAGGGATTAGGAAAACTACGAGCAATCAGAAAGATAAAAAATCAATTGGAAAACCTGGTGCTCCATCTGGTCCTATCTCTCTGAAAATTAAAATTGGCAATCAAATCTGCAGCTCGGTGAATGGTACTAAAAGCTTTATTGTACCGGAAATGAAGTTGGAGGAAGAAGTGTCCCAAGATGTGGTATCATCATCACGAATATTAGAGGACGTTATGCCATCAGATGGTTCTGTTTTGAGCACAAAATTTGATGTCAGGGACACCGTTGAAAAGTCATGCACAGGTACTTCAAAGGATCACCAACTGATTGTTAACCAATTGGAGGTTCATCAGTTGGAAGCTTCTATTGATAACAGGAGTTCAGATCCTGGAACCTCACCTGATTCAGAAGTTATAAACTCGGAACCTGATTGTCCACTCCCTCAAAAAATTACGTCAACTATGGAAGGTAGTTCAGTTGTGTCAAATGATTGTGTTTCTGTTGAACACGTTGCGCGTTTAAAGGTATGGCAGAACAAAGGtaagaaaggaaaaaagaacGATGAGCTCCTTCAGGGTGGAAAATTAGATGCTGACGTTCCGGCAGCACCCGGACTAGGACAGGAAATGGGTTATGTCGCTTCTTGTAATGAGGCTTCCATTGTTTCACTTTCAAAATCTTACTTGACCGAAATGGATTCTTCATCTAGGCTTGTTGAGCGATCTAATTTACAGTTCTGCGACACATTGCTTCCTTCTACTGATGGGAAAAGTTTGCCCAAGTTGTCCAGTGCAAATGGAAGGAGCAAGAGCACATTCAGAATCCTGGATTTACCTGGCAAAAGGGATAAAGTCTCGAAAAAAAAGGGAATTCAAAACAAGACAAGGCAGAAGCATAAACCTG GAAATCCAGTATCTGTTCATTTTGGAGAAACTGGATACACAGACAAAGGTTCGTGTGGACCGATAGACAGCTTGCCTTTTTCAGTGGGTGAGGTAAAGGAACAATATGTTCCAATGAGGAATGCTTGGGTGCTTTGTGATGATTGCGAAAAGTGGCGGCGAATTCCAGCTACACTTGCAGATCAAATTGAAGAAAGTAACTGTAAATG GACCTGTAAAGACAACACAGATGAAGATTTTGCTGATTGCTCTATTCCTCAAGAGAAATCAAACACAGAAATCAATGTTGAGCTGGAAATATCCGATGCTTCTTGTGAGGAAGATGGCTGTGATACCTCCCTTAACTCTAATCAAAACCTAACAAATG TTTCTCAACAGTCATCTTGGTCGCTTGTTAAGTCAAACTTGTTTCTACACCGAAGCCGCAAAACTCAAACCGTCGACGAG GTAATGGTTTGCCATTGCAAACCACCTTCAGACGGGAGAATGGGTTGTGGATCTAAATGTTTAAACAGAATGCTTAACATTGAGTGTGTTAAAGGAACTTGTCCATGCGGTGAACTTTGTTCCAATCAACAG TTTCAGAGACGCAAATATGCGAAACTGAAGTGGTTCAGGTGTGGAAAGAAGGGGTATGGCCTTCAGGCACTTGACGGCATTCCCGAAGGACAGTTCCTTATCGAATATGTTGGAGAG GTACTAGATGTGCATGCTTATCAAGCAAGGCAAAGAGATTATGCTTTGAAGGGCCACAAACATTTTTACTTCATGACTTTGAATGGCAGCGAG GTGATTGATGCTTGTGCGAAAGGGAACTTGGGCCGGTTCATAAACCACAGCTGTGATCCTAACTGCCGTACTGAGAAG TGGATGGTGAATGGAGAAGTCTGTGTTGGACTCTTTGCTGTGAAGGATATAAAGAAG GGTGAAGAGGTCACATTTGACTACAACTATGTACGTGTATTTGGGGCTGCTGCAAAAAAATGCGTTTGTGGTTCACGTAATTGTCGGGGCTATATAGGTGGTGATCCATCAAATTCTGAAGTAATTGTTCAAGGTGATTCTGATGATGAATTTTCAGAACCTCTTATGATCTGTGAAGATAAAGAGCTGAATGATGATTGGAACGATATAATGTCGAATTCCTTAAATGAGAGAGACAACGAAATTGCAAATGAATCCCGAGAAAAGTTATATAGAATGAATAAGTTGGAATATGAGGCTGATTTAACGGAAAGCACTGAAGAAGCACTCTCTTCCAAAGCTTTTATTCAAAGTGTTGGTGGTGATATCTATGATTCTTCTCAAGGGTGCTTAACTGATGCTGTCAGGCCATTGGACATGGACAAAGAAACCAGAGAGTCATCGAACAGATCTTCTTCAGCTGCTTTTGAACTTGACTCTGAGGGCATTGTTTCCCAGAAGCCTTATTCTGTCGAGTTCATGAATATTTCTTTGAAATCGGATGGCAGTATGAAGTCTTCAGGCCAGAATGAGCTTTCTTCAGCGCAAAACAGATTGGAAAATTCATCATCTTCTGCTCATGGACCAGAGATGGCAACTTCTGCATTGCATAGGAAATCACTGCAAGATGCGGTAAAATCTAAGAGCAAGCTGAAGTATGCTGCTGTGGGAGGAAGAAAAGAACAAGGAAAGGCACATCCTCCCACCAAAACTCATCATTCCTCAACCTCAACTAAAAAATGGAAAGTTAAATCTATTGTTGCGGGTGACAAAGGAACTCCAAATGTGGATAAGTCAAATGTTGCACCCCATAAATCTGATAATTTACCAGAACTTTTCCTGAATAGTCATTTTGAAACAG TTGAGGAGAAACTGAATGAATTGCTTGATCCTGAAGGAGGAGTAAGCAAGCGTAAA GATGCATCAAGAGGCTATTTGAAGCTTCTTTTCCTTACTGCTGCATCAGGGAATAATGGCCATGGCGAAGCTATACAGAG CAATCGAGATCTTTCAATGATATTGGATGCACTTCTGAAGACAAAATCTCGAACTGTTCTGGTTGATGTGATTAACAAGAATG GTTTGCAGATGCTACACAACATATTGAAACAGTGTAGGAGGGAATTCATCAAAACTCCAATTCTGCGCAAGCTTCTTAAG ATACTTGAGTATATGGCAACAAGGGAGATTCTTAAATTGGAGCACATAACTGGAGGCCCACCTCGTCCCGGAGTGGAGAG CTTTAAAGATTCAATATTAACATTGACAGAACATGCTGACAAACAG GTCCATCAAAGTGCACGAAGTTTCAGGGACAAATGGATTCCCAGATCTTTCAGAAAAAATAGCTGCACAGAACGAGATGATGCAAGGATGGAATATCCTCAGCTTTCATGCCACGATAGGCTTGCTATGTCGCATGATCTTTGGAGCAATCAAGGCGGAAAACTGTCAGAAGCAACAAATTGTCGTATTGAGCAGCCAGTTGCTGCATCCTGTACAATTGATCTCTCCGGCCCAGAACCCATATCTGCTTCAGTTAGCAGTGTAACTGATGGGACGAAAACACGCAAGCGCAAGAGCCGATGGGACAACCCTGCAGATGAGCGACCAAATCCAAGTCTTAGGACCAACTTGGAATGTGATGGAAAGCTTAATACTGATGATGATATCCCACCCGGATTTTCTCAACCCTGTAATGGTCCTATGTTTCCTTCTGATCCTTCTTCAACTCCCATTATTGGCCAAGAAAGAGAAGCAACCATAAAGCAACCGTATGGCACATTGTTAGGTGATTCTCAGCAGAGATATAATGCATGCATGTCGACCTCCTATGGAATTCCCTCTTCTGTCATGCAGCAATATGGGATTCATGCAGAAACTTCAGACGGTTGGACTATAGCTCCAGGTGTGCCTTTCCGTCCGTTTCCTCCATTACCCCCATACCCCCGTAGCAATTTACACCCGCCATCATGTACTGCTGTATCTGCCTCATTGAATGAACCCGAGGAAAAAACAGAACAAGATAGCCTGAATTATGTCTCTCATCATTCTGATAAAAAACATTCAAAGACACCCGACATGGACTCACCAGAAATGAATGTTACCTGTGCAAACGGGCGACCTGATTTCATGCAAGGAGGGAATTCTTATAGCATGGGAAGGAAGTACTTCCGGCAGCAAAAGTGGAATAATTCCAAGGTAATGCCACCATGGATTCGAATGAGAAATGGCCGGTGA